In one window of Oceanispirochaeta sp. M1 DNA:
- the leuS gene encoding leucine--tRNA ligase, which produces MSKYPFKDIEARWQKYWKENKTFKVSEDPSFPKEKRAYVLDMFPYPSGAGLHVGHPEGYTATDIYCRYLRMNGYNVLHPMGFDSFGLPAENYAIKTGTHPKITTKTNIDNFLTQIKALGFSYDWDRQISTHTSEYYHWTQWIFLKLYKAGLAYESEKPINWCPDCKTGLANEEVLDGRCDRCGHQVERKNLRQWVFKITEYADKLLEDLDTLDWPDSVKAMQKNWIGRSEGANVVFKTETDDEIEVYTTRPDTLFGATYMVLSPEHSLVEKLTTPENKTAVEEYVRQANLKSDLERTELSKDKTGVFSGSYAINPLSGEKIPVWVADYVLISYGSGAIMAVPAHDERDWEFAKKFELPIIEVLSGGDVQEAAFTGDGPHVNSGFLDGMGKIDAISKVIAWLEEKKIGTGAVNYKLRDWIFSRQRYWGEPIPLVHCEKCGTVPVPEDQLPLELPSTNDFHPSGTGESPLANITDWVNCECPVCGGPGKRETNTMPQWAGSCWYYLRYIDPKNSSALVGKEAENYWMPVDLYVGGAEHAVLHLLYSRFWHKVLFDLGIVQTKEPFQRLINQGMITSFAYQRSDKSLVATDLVEEKGEKYYEISTGEELSRVIAKMSKSLKNVINPDDIIRDFGADSMRMYEMFMGPLQVSKPWQTNGLAGVNRFLNRVWDIAEREITDDEPSKDMLKVLHKTIRKVTDDTRDLEFNTGIAQMMIFINEAFKQKKCYRKYWEPFVLLIAPYAPHLAEEMWRKLGKDDTLAYASWPQWIEELTKDDEKEIVVQINGKLRCKMILPAGTSPDDMKAAAHAQEKVKALTEGKTIIKEIAVPDKLVNIVVK; this is translated from the coding sequence ATGAGCAAATACCCTTTTAAAGACATAGAAGCCAGATGGCAGAAATACTGGAAAGAGAACAAAACATTCAAGGTCTCCGAAGACCCCTCTTTCCCCAAAGAGAAGAGAGCCTACGTCCTGGACATGTTCCCCTACCCCTCGGGTGCGGGACTCCATGTAGGACACCCCGAAGGCTATACAGCAACCGATATTTACTGCCGCTACCTGCGGATGAACGGATACAATGTACTCCACCCCATGGGATTCGACTCCTTCGGTCTCCCTGCGGAAAACTATGCAATCAAGACAGGAACACACCCCAAGATCACAACCAAGACCAATATTGATAACTTTTTGACACAGATCAAGGCCCTGGGTTTCAGCTACGACTGGGACCGCCAGATTTCAACACATACTTCAGAATACTACCACTGGACTCAGTGGATTTTCCTCAAGCTGTACAAGGCGGGTCTGGCTTATGAGTCGGAAAAGCCTATCAACTGGTGTCCCGACTGTAAGACAGGCCTCGCCAACGAAGAAGTTCTGGATGGAAGATGTGATCGCTGTGGTCACCAGGTAGAAAGAAAGAATCTGCGTCAGTGGGTCTTTAAGATTACAGAGTATGCCGACAAACTTTTAGAAGATTTGGATACCCTGGACTGGCCTGACTCCGTTAAGGCCATGCAGAAAAACTGGATTGGACGCTCAGAGGGTGCCAATGTAGTGTTCAAGACCGAAACAGATGATGAGATCGAGGTTTATACAACACGTCCCGATACACTTTTCGGTGCCACCTATATGGTTCTATCTCCCGAGCACAGCCTTGTTGAAAAACTGACGACTCCTGAGAACAAAACCGCTGTTGAAGAGTATGTCAGGCAGGCCAACCTCAAGAGCGATCTGGAGAGAACAGAACTGTCCAAGGATAAGACCGGAGTGTTTTCCGGTTCCTATGCCATCAACCCCTTAAGCGGTGAAAAAATCCCCGTGTGGGTTGCCGACTATGTTCTCATATCCTACGGTTCGGGTGCCATCATGGCCGTTCCCGCCCACGATGAACGTGACTGGGAATTTGCAAAGAAATTTGAACTGCCTATCATCGAAGTCCTCTCCGGCGGCGATGTGCAGGAAGCTGCCTTTACCGGTGACGGTCCCCATGTAAACTCCGGATTCCTGGACGGCATGGGCAAGATTGATGCCATCAGCAAGGTTATTGCCTGGCTGGAAGAGAAGAAGATCGGAACAGGTGCTGTCAACTACAAACTCCGGGACTGGATTTTCAGCCGTCAGAGATACTGGGGAGAGCCGATTCCCCTGGTTCACTGTGAAAAGTGCGGAACCGTTCCCGTTCCCGAGGATCAGCTTCCTCTGGAACTGCCTTCCACCAACGACTTTCACCCGTCTGGAACTGGAGAGTCTCCTCTTGCAAACATCACCGACTGGGTTAACTGTGAGTGCCCCGTATGCGGTGGTCCCGGTAAGAGAGAGACAAACACCATGCCCCAGTGGGCAGGAAGCTGCTGGTACTACCTCCGTTATATCGACCCTAAAAACAGCTCTGCCCTTGTGGGCAAAGAAGCCGAAAACTACTGGATGCCCGTAGACCTTTATGTAGGCGGTGCGGAGCACGCGGTTCTCCACCTGCTCTATTCCCGGTTCTGGCATAAGGTCCTCTTTGATCTTGGAATTGTACAGACAAAAGAGCCCTTCCAGAGACTGATAAACCAGGGAATGATCACATCATTCGCCTACCAGAGAAGCGATAAGTCCCTTGTGGCCACAGACCTTGTGGAAGAAAAGGGTGAAAAGTACTATGAAATCTCCACAGGGGAAGAACTCAGCCGGGTCATCGCCAAGATGTCCAAGAGTCTGAAAAACGTTATCAACCCCGATGATATTATCCGCGATTTCGGTGCGGACTCCATGAGAATGTATGAAATGTTCATGGGTCCCCTGCAGGTTTCAAAACCCTGGCAGACAAATGGTCTTGCGGGTGTTAACAGGTTTCTCAACAGAGTCTGGGATATCGCCGAGCGTGAAATTACAGATGATGAGCCCTCTAAGGATATGCTGAAGGTTCTGCACAAGACAATCAGAAAGGTGACCGATGACACCAGAGATCTGGAGTTCAATACAGGTATCGCCCAGATGATGATCTTTATCAACGAAGCCTTTAAGCAGAAGAAATGCTACCGAAAATACTGGGAACCCTTTGTGCTTCTTATTGCTCCCTACGCACCCCACCTGGCCGAAGAGATGTGGAGGAAGCTCGGTAAAGATGACACCCTTGCCTACGCCTCATGGCCACAGTGGATCGAAGAGCTCACAAAAGATGATGAGAAAGAGATCGTCGTGCAGATCAACGGCAAGCTCCGCTGCAAGATGATCCTGCCTGCCGGTACAAGCCCTGATGATATGAAGGCTGCGGCCCATGCTCAGGAGAAAGTAAAAGCCCTTACCGAAGGCAAGACCATCATCAAGGAAATCGCCGTTCCTGATAAACTGGTTAATATTGTGGTTAAATAA